DNA from Chitinophaga pendula:
ATATCGGCATTTTGTGCGGTGCTATACGATCCGGTGATATTCAGGAATGTGGAGATGCTATTCGTCAGGTTAGCATTAATATTAGCGCGTAAGGTATATCGTTTATAAAATGAGTTATTGATCACGCCATCCTGGTTCAGGTAGTTACCGGAGATAAAGTAACCGCTCTTATCTGTGCCACCGGAGAGGCTGAGCAGGTATTCCTGTGCGGGTGCTGTCCTGAATATCTCGTTTTGCCAGTTGGTGCCCCCTTTGGCGCGGAAATCCGCTATCTGTACGTTGGTGAACTTGGGGGTAGTACCAACGGCTATGGCGTGTGCGTTGGCTGTTTCTGCGAAGTCGGCGGCAGAGAGCATATCCAGTTTCTTCATGACGGTAGATGAAGACAGGCGCGTGGTGAAATTGAGTTTTACGCCGCCTTTTCCACCTTTTTTGGTGGTGATGAGAATAACGCCATTGGCGCCCCGGCTGCCGTAAATAGCAGTGGCGGCGGCATCTTTCAATACCTGTATGGATGCGATGTCATCGGGGTTGATGGCGAAGAATTCGGCTCCTACGAAACCATCTACTACATATAGCGGGTCATTGCTTCCGTTGATAGAATTGGAGCCACGGATACGGATACGTACGCTGCCGCCGGGAGCACCTGCGGCGTTGGTGACCTGTACACCTGTAGCGCGGCCTTGTAATACCTGGTCGAGGCGGTTGACGGGGGCATCTTTGAAGTCTTTGGCTGTTATGGAGGTGATGGCGTTGGTCAGGGTACTTTTTTTCTGTTCACCGTACCCTACTACTACCAGTTCGTTGATATTAGAAGCAGCCAATTGCAAGGTGAGGGACAGTTCTTTCTTTCCATTGAGCGGGACCTCCACTTTGTTGTAGCCCAGGGACGATATTAGGAGGATGGTATTTCCGTCCGGGACGGTGATAACATATTCTCCCTTTTCGTTGGTCACTACTCCTTTGGCGGTTCCTTTTATCTGTATGGTTACTCCTGGCAGCGGTTCTCCTTTTTCGTTGGTGATCTTTCCCTTTACTTCCATTTCGGCGGGTGCGGGTATTTCATTTTCATCTGTAACGGGTTTCCGTTTTACGATGACTACTTTTTCCGATATGGTGTAGGTGAAGGGTTGTCCTTTAAAACAGGCCTCCAGTGCTTCCGTGAGGGGAGTGTTCTTCAGTTGGAGATTGACTTTCTGTTCGTGTAGCATTTGCTCATCGGTATACAGGAAATTGAATCCTGTCTGTTTTCTGAACTCCCGGAAGACTTCATCGAGCGGTATGTTTCGCTGAGAGAGGGTCACTGTTTGAGAATACCCTGCTGCGTGTACATTCAGCAAGGCAACGGTCATCAGGAGTACCGTTAATTTCATCATCAGTAGTATTTTTTTCGATAATAGTGGAATTTCCCTATCCCTGCGGGCAAGACGTTGCCTGCCTTGGGAAAAAAGCATCAATTGCATACATTTGTATGGTTAGGGTAAGTAATGAATAATTGTCGCAAGCGATTTACGTACAGACCCTTTATTTCGCCGGAAGCGGTACCAACGCTTCCGGTTTTTTATGGTCAGTATGGGTAAAGGGATACGTGGAAATTAAGGACTCATTATTTATATTTATCAGTTTTGTTGGAATCTCAAGGAGATACGATGATTTGCCTGTCTTTGGTCTGAAAATGTACTTCTCCTGTCATTTCGAGTATTTTAAGTACCTGTGCTAATGGTAGGTTCCGGGGTATGCTACCGCGGAAGTGTGCCGGTACCGGTGCTGTGAAAACTATCTCTACGTTGTACCAGCGTGCTATCATGCGCATGACGGACCCGATGTCATTGCCTTCCAGTTGAATAAGACCATTTTTCCAGGCTATTGCTTCTTCTGTATTTGCCAGCTGCTGGAAGGAAAGCAGTCCTTTTTGTTTATCCAGCTGTGCTCCCTGTCCATGTCTTAATTGTCTGCTATTACCATTATGGTTCACTTTTACGGCGCCTTCCAGGAGGGTGGTCTTTACCAGGCTTTCATCGGTATAGGCCATGATATTGAATTGGGTTCCTAGCACGACTACTTCCAGGCTGTCGCTTTGCTGGCCGGTATGTACGGCGACTTTGAAAGGCATAGCGGCATTTGTGGCGACATCAAAATAGGCTTCGCCTGTGAGCTCTACTTGTCTGTATGCACCATTAAAGGCCACTGGATATTTGAGTGAGCTGGCAGCGTTCAGCCATACTTTGGTGCCATCTGCGAGTGTGACCTGAAATTGTCCGCCTTTGGGCGTGCGTAAGGTATTATACTGTAAGACTGTTGCCGTTGGTGGTTGCTCTGTCGGGAAGGTATATAGTAGTTGTCCTCCTGTTGCCTGTGAGATTCTGGTATTGCCCTGTTGTGCGAGGGCGCCGTTGCCTGCGCTATCGAGCGGTAACGCTGTACCATCTGCCAGTATCAGCATGGCGTTGTTTCCTCCCGGCACCACCTGTTTAGGTGGCGGTGTAACAGCTATGGTGGATGTTCTGTGGGGATCTGGCTGCAGGAACCAGTATATGCCAGCGGACAGTAGTAATAATATAGCTGCTGCGGCTGGTATCCAGCGCAGGCGTTTACGGGGGTGTAATGGGATGACGGCGGTATTGGGTGGCTTGTCGGCAGACAGTATTTTGTCTACCATTTCATCCCAGTAGGCTAAGTCGTAGGCAGCTGTGGCGTTGTCAGGCAGTTGTTGTTGCAGCAATGCTTCTATGTGCCGGGTATTATTCCCGCTATCATCCTGCCGGATCAGTTCGGATAGCTCCTGTAATTCCGGTTCTGTGGCAGTATGTTTTAAAGCCTGTTCCAGCAGGTAAGTAAGGCGGTCTTGTATTGACACTCTATGATCGTTTTGACAGTTCTAACGGGATACTTTTAGCCCCATTTTTCAAACGTGAAATATAACCCTTATGATAACAGACGCGTAAGTTGGCATTTAGGACCTATCGGGTGAAAAAAAAATTTCAGACCTTCAATAGGCATAGTATGAGTAGCGGGAATAGCATTCCTGGTTCTTCGAGATGCTTTCTGATGGCCTGTAAAGATCTGACCAGTGAATTTTTGACGGTATTAGGAGATATAGAGAGCTGGGCGGCGATCTCTGGTATTTTCAGTCCTTGTTCGCGGCTCAACAGATAAATATGTCGTGCTTTAGGGGGGAGTTGTTGTACGGCGATGCCTACCTGTTTTCTCATAAAGGCGTAGGCGATATCTTCTTCGGCGCTAAAGACCGGTTCTTCCGGCATCATCGCGGCGATTGCCTTGTGATGGACTGCTTGCTTGCGCAGATAGGTAAAACATTGATAGAAAACGATGCGCAGCATCCAGGAGCGGGGTTGTTCTATTTCTTTTAGTTTATCACGGCTGATCCATAAACGAAGAAATGTTTCCTGAATAATATCTTCAGTAACGGCGGCTGTTTTAGTAATATGTAGTGCCAAGGCCCGAAATTGCGGTGCATACAGGTGAAAAAGCTGCCGGAAGGCCATTTCATCGCCTTCGGAGATCAATTGGAAAAGTTCTTTATTATCATGTGTGTATGCCTGCATGCCGGACAGCCTTCCTACTAAAGTAGCAAAATAATTGATAGTTGTTCCTGCGTATACTAGGGGAATGTTATGAGGACGTCGTGAAGATTTCCCATAAAATTTATAATTTGCCGGAGTCTTTATCCCATTCCATTAAAAATATCCCTATAAAATGAAACCGATATTGTTAGGATTTATTTTATCTTTTTTCCTCTATTATGCTAATGCCCAGTCCTTTGCACCTGGTTATTATATTACGCCAACGCGTGATACGGTTACTGCGCAAATTAAGATCAAGAAAGGTGCGTTTGGGCAATCGACCAATGATTTTATTGATGAGGTAGAAATTATCGACAGTATAAAAGGCGCCGTCAAGTATTTGCCTGAAGATATAAATGGTTATGGGTTCACCTATAAAGGGCGTAGGTACATCTTTGCGTCAAAACCAATAAAAAACGGTAAGCGGAAATTTCTGTCTGTTTTATATATAGGATCTAAGTCTAGTCTTTACCTGCATGGCCTTGTTACTACCGGGGGGGCTTATGCTTCGAAGCAGGTATTTTATACTTTTGAAAAGCCTGGTAATACGTATCTCTTTCTGAAAAATATTCTAAACAATAACTTTAGAAGTCAGGTGAAGGAATTTTATAAAGACAGTCCTGGAGTGATGCAGATCATTGATACAAAACTCCGGTATTGGCTGGAGCTGGATCAGGACCTTATCGAGATATTGCGAAAGGCGAATCTCTGATAGGCTTGTATATATCTATGTTGACAGCGTTACAATTCCAATACATAGTATAATACATCTTCTCTTGTGCCATCCAGCCAGTCGGCTGTCTCCCGATGGCTATATTTGAATCCGGAGCGTTGGTTGGCTGCCTTGGAAATGAGGTTGCTTTCCCGGTGGCTTACGCTCAGTCTTTTCAGGTGTAATTTCGATGCCCATTCCATTCTTACTTTATAAAGGAGTGCGGCCAGTCCTACTCCTCTGTGTTCCTTTTTAATATAAGACTGCCCGAGGTATCCTTCTTCTTCATTCAGCAGTAGTATGCTGGTCATGCCGATTAATTCATCATTTAGAAAGAGGCCAAAAACGGTTCTGGGGTATTTGACCCGTTCCTGCCATTCTGCATCTGTA
Protein-coding regions in this window:
- a CDS encoding FecR family protein; the protein is MSIQDRLTYLLEQALKHTATEPELQELSELIRQDDSGNNTRHIEALLQQQLPDNATAAYDLAYWDEMVDKILSADKPPNTAVIPLHPRKRLRWIPAAAAILLLLSAGIYWFLQPDPHRTSTIAVTPPPKQVVPGGNNAMLILADGTALPLDSAGNGALAQQGNTRISQATGGQLLYTFPTEQPPTATVLQYNTLRTPKGGQFQVTLADGTKVWLNAASSLKYPVAFNGAYRQVELTGEAYFDVATNAAMPFKVAVHTGQQSDSLEVVVLGTQFNIMAYTDESLVKTTLLEGAVKVNHNGNSRQLRHGQGAQLDKQKGLLSFQQLANTEEAIAWKNGLIQLEGNDIGSVMRMIARWYNVEIVFTAPVPAHFRGSIPRNLPLAQVLKILEMTGEVHFQTKDRQIIVSP
- a CDS encoding RNA polymerase sigma factor, with amino-acid sequence MQAYTHDNKELFQLISEGDEMAFRQLFHLYAPQFRALALHITKTAAVTEDIIQETFLRLWISRDKLKEIEQPRSWMLRIVFYQCFTYLRKQAVHHKAIAAMMPEEPVFSAEEDIAYAFMRKQVGIAVQQLPPKARHIYLLSREQGLKIPEIAAQLSISPNTVKNSLVRSLQAIRKHLEEPGMLFPLLILCLLKV
- a CDS encoding GNAT family N-acetyltransferase, with protein sequence MENTQSQSGKDTYNIRPLHDHEAHLYKSIRLEAIHTEPAMFRCSTPAEAELTDAEWQERVKYPRTVFGLFLNDELIGMTSILLLNEEEGYLGQSYIKKEHRGVGLAALLYKVRMEWASKLHLKRLSVSHRESNLISKAANQRSGFKYSHRETADWLDGTREDVLYYVLEL